A part of Jaculus jaculus isolate mJacJac1 chromosome 17, mJacJac1.mat.Y.cur, whole genome shotgun sequence genomic DNA contains:
- the LOC123455544 gene encoding peptidyl-prolyl cis-trans isomerase FKBP2-like, whose translation MHYPGKLEDGTEFDNSLPQNQPLVFSLGTGQVLKGWDQGLLGMCKGEKRKLVIPSELGYGERGARPKIPGGATLVFEVELLKIERCSEL comes from the coding sequence ATGCACTACCCGGGGAAGCTGGAAGATGGAACAGAGTTTGACAACAGTCTGCCTCAGAACCAGCCCCTTGTTTTCTCCCTTGGTACCGGCCAAGTCCTCAAGGGCTGGGACCAGGGGCTGCTGGGGATGTGCAAAGGGGAAAAGAGGAAGCTGGTGATCCCATCTGAGCTGGGGTATGGAGAACGGGGAGCACGCCCAAAGATCCCAGGTGGAGCAACCCTGGTGTTCGAGGTGGAGCTGCTCAAGATTGAGAGATGTTCAGAACTGTAG